One Scophthalmus maximus strain ysfricsl-2021 chromosome 1, ASM2237912v1, whole genome shotgun sequence genomic region harbors:
- the LOC118312164 gene encoding neural cell adhesion molecule 2-like isoform X4, producing the protein MMLKLVHLLGMLACGGQAALQVSISLNKVELSVGESKFFICTAIGEPVRLDWYNPQGERILASKRMALHTETSRSRLIIYNAIIEDAGIYRCQATDASGHTEEASVVLEIYQRLTFQDIQSPQEFRHGETAEVVCDVISSPVPVVVWYYQDREITEEHHGKFQVLANNNLQIHQVTKADEGVYRCEASVEARGEIDFVDIAVVVNVPPVLSVSQQSFNATADYQESVTFTCITSGSPDPLVTWHRKGLQLEPSEQYIFNRLEGGRSMLTIHNIRQGDGGTYSCKATNKAGSQEREIFLKVFVQPHITQLKNVTAVEGSAAMISCVAEGEPLPDISWRRASDGHTFADGDKRQDGRFEVRGRHGKSVLTISGVRLADFGRFDCEALSRIGGHQKSMFLDIEYIPKFLTNHTIYYSWEGNPVNISCDVMSNPPATMLWRRERFTISAEGTANTRVYSAEGKSVLEVTPMSDRDFGRYNCTARNNIGVRYQEFILAQADVPSNPYSVRLSAVSQRLATVTFMKPDSHGGVPISYYLVQYKEVGSQDWRDIKSHSVQTTVVLTGLEPNTTYEVRVAAVNGKGQGEFSHTETFQTLPIREPSPPAVHGQRGMGKAYRLGLVKQDDGGMPIVEYIVKYKTDKEEQWMTKLVPGANDFAMLQPLQWNTRYEVEITARNVKGLSEPTFYQFFMPQKPDITVFR; encoded by the exons CCGCCTTGCAGGTGTCCATATCCTTGAACAAAGTGGAGTTAAGTGTCGGAGAGTCCAAATTCTTCATCTGCACAG CTATCGGCGAGCCGGTCAGGCTGGATTGGTACAACCCACAGGGTGAGCGCATTTTGGCCTCCAAGCGGATGGCGCTTCACACCGAGACGTCACGATCCAGGCTCATTATTTACAATGCCATTATCGAGGACGCAGGTATCTACCGCTGCCAGGCCACGGACGCCAGCGGTCACACGGAGGAGGCCTCGGTCGTGCTGGAGATCTACC AGAGGCTGACGTTTCAGGATATTCAGTCACCGCAGGAGTTCCGCCACGGTGAAACTGCGGAGGTGGTGTGTGATGTCATTAGCTCACCGGTGCCCGTGGTGGTGTGGTACTACCAGGATAGGGAAATCACAGAGGAGCACCACG GCAAGTTTCAGGTGTTGGCTAACAACAACCTGCAGATCCATCAGGTGACCAAGGCTGACGAGGGGGTGTATCGCTGTGAGGCCAGTGTAGAGGCCCGTGGCGAGATCGATTTTGTGGACATTGCTGTGGTGGTCAACG TCCCTCCGGTGTTGTCAGTGTCCCAGCAGTCCTTCAATGCCACGGCTGACTACCAGGAATCAGTCACCTTTACTTGCATCACCTCTGGATCTCCTGACCCTTTGGTCACATGGCACAG gAAAGGGCTGCAGCTGGAGCCATCAGAGCAGTACATTTTCAACAGGCTGGAAGGTGGGCGCAGCATGTTAACCATCCACAACATCCGGCAGGGAGACGGGGGTACCTACTCCTGCAAGGCGACCAACAAGGCAGGATCTCAGGAAAGAGAGATCTTCCTCAAAGTGTTTG TCCAGCCTCATATCACCCAGCTGAAAAACGTGACAGCCGTGGAGGGCAGCGCCGCCATGATCTCCTGCGTGGCTGAGGGCGAGCCTCTGCCCGACATTTCCTGGAGGAGAGCCAGCGACGGCCATACCTTCGCGGACGGAGACAAG aGGCAGGACGGCCGCTTTGAAGTCCGCGGCCGTCACGGCAAGTCGGTGTTGACAATCAGCGGCGTGAGGCTCGCCGACTTCGGCCGCTTCGACTGCGAGGCACTCAGCAGGATCGGAGGTCATCAGAAGAGCATGTTTCTGGACATTGAGT ACATACCAAAGTTCCTGACCAATCACACCATCTACTATTCGTGGGAGGGCAACCCAGTGAACATAAGCTGTGACGTGATGTCCAACCCTCCTGCCACCatgctgtggaggagagagcgcTTCACCATCTCTGCAGAGGGAACAGCCAACACGCGAGTGTACAGTGCAGAGGGCAAGTCGGTGCTGGAG GTGACTCCAATGTCTGACAGGGACTTTGGCCGCTACAACTGCACAGCCAGGAACAACATTGGAGTTCGCTACCAGGAGTTCATTCTGGCCCAGGCAG acGTACCATCGAATCCGTACTCGGTGCGTCTGTCAGCGGTTTCCCAGCGCTTGGCAACTGTCACCTTCATGAAGCCCGACTCGCATGGTGGCGTGCCCATCAGCTACTACCTGGTGCAGTACAAGGAGGTGGGCTCACAGGACTGGAGGGACATCAAGTCGCACAGTGTCCAGA CGACAGTGGTGCTGACAGGACTCGAGCCCAACACGACGTACGAGGTCCGAGTGGCAGCCGTCAACGGAAAGGGTCAGGGGGAGTTCAGCCACACGGAGACCTTCCAGACTCTACCCATCC GAGAGCCGAGTCCGCCGGCGGTCCATGGGCAGAGAGGAATGGGCAAGGCCTACAGGCTGGGGCTGGTCAAgcaggatgatggagggatgccCATCGTGGAGTATATAGTCAAGTACAAGACT GACAAAGAGGAACAGTGGATGACCAAGCTAGTTCCAGGAGCAAATGATTTTGCAATGCTTCAGCCGCTGCAGTGGAACACAAGATATGAAGTGGAAATCACAGCGCGTAATGTCAAGGGCCTGTCGGAGCCTACCTTTTATCAGTTCTTCATGCCGCAGAAACCTGACATCACAG